In Aliiglaciecola sp. LCG003, a genomic segment contains:
- a CDS encoding GNAT family N-acetyltransferase gives MRQTITIRSFEPANYPAVRDIYQQGINTGNATFQTKVKTWHQWNNSMLSCCRLVAIDKQEVLGWAALSAVSTREVYQGVAEVSVYVAEHAQGKGVGQILLSNLVTASENNNIWMLQASIFPENTASIALHKKNGFVPLGIREKIAQLNGQWRDVIFVQRRSEIVGI, from the coding sequence TTGCGCCAGACAATAACAATTAGAAGTTTTGAGCCTGCAAATTATCCTGCAGTAAGAGATATATACCAACAGGGCATAAATACAGGCAATGCTACCTTTCAAACCAAGGTTAAAACCTGGCACCAGTGGAACAATTCAATGCTTAGCTGTTGCCGCTTAGTGGCTATAGATAAACAGGAAGTTTTAGGTTGGGCGGCGCTTTCAGCGGTATCAACTCGAGAGGTATACCAGGGCGTAGCTGAAGTGAGTGTCTATGTGGCTGAGCATGCGCAAGGGAAAGGTGTTGGCCAGATACTTCTTTCTAATTTGGTTACCGCTTCTGAGAATAATAACATTTGGATGTTGCAAGCTTCTATTTTCCCTGAAAACACTGCTAGTATTGCTTTGCATAAGAAAAATGGATTCGTGCCTTTAGGAATACGTGAAAAAATTGCCCAATTAAATGGCCAATGGCGTGACGTGATCTTTGTGCAAAGACGCAGCGAAATTGTCGGTATTTAA
- a CDS encoding YihY/virulence factor BrkB family protein produces MTKKAGVTAYHPIQIPLLGWWQISKRVVAKVKRDNLSLIAAGVAFYFLLAIFPLLAALISLYGLFVSSDELSQHMSIIVNIFPQDSRYILQEQIETVISTSNASLTLGFLVSLGLAIYSGGKGSQALVTACNITYQEQQSRSFLINIAFRFVLTLAAILLIASALLLIALLPILIRNISGLELGAGQIKWITWVTLLILFNIGLSSLYRYGPVRSNAKWRWVTIGSFFASIGWVCASVLFSYYLTGYAKYNETYGSIGGIVILLMWFYITAFVILLGAELNSSIELQTRRDSTTGPDKPIGTRGATVADNVGMAHDKLDKTPFTSVNTD; encoded by the coding sequence ATGACTAAGAAAGCTGGCGTCACTGCGTATCACCCAATCCAGATTCCACTATTGGGATGGTGGCAAATTAGTAAGCGTGTAGTGGCGAAAGTTAAACGAGATAACCTCTCGCTGATTGCTGCAGGGGTAGCATTTTATTTTTTGTTGGCTATATTTCCGCTTTTAGCCGCTTTGATCTCTTTATATGGACTCTTTGTTTCAAGCGACGAGTTGAGTCAACATATGAGCATTATCGTAAATATTTTTCCGCAGGACAGTCGCTACATATTACAAGAGCAAATTGAGACGGTTATTTCTACCTCAAACGCATCATTGACTTTGGGGTTTTTAGTAAGCTTAGGTTTAGCAATTTACAGTGGAGGCAAAGGTTCTCAAGCATTGGTAACTGCCTGTAACATCACCTATCAAGAACAGCAAAGCCGCAGCTTTCTTATCAATATCGCCTTTCGATTCGTGCTGACCCTTGCTGCGATTTTGTTAATTGCTTCAGCCCTTTTGTTGATCGCCCTATTGCCCATATTAATACGCAATATAAGTGGCTTAGAATTAGGCGCAGGGCAAATAAAATGGATCACCTGGGTGACCTTGCTAATATTGTTTAACATTGGACTTTCAAGCCTATATAGGTACGGACCAGTAAGAAGTAATGCAAAATGGCGCTGGGTGACCATAGGATCATTTTTCGCCTCCATTGGCTGGGTGTGTGCCTCTGTTTTATTTTCCTATTATTTAACTGGATACGCTAAATATAATGAAACCTATGGCTCTATTGGTGGAATAGTGATTTTGCTGATGTGGTTTTATATCACTGCTTTTGTCATTCTTCTTGGAGCAGAATTGAATTCATCAATCGAACTGCAAACCCGTAGAGACAGTACTACAGGACCAGACAAACCAATTGGCACTCGTGGTGCCACTGTGGCAGATAATGTGGGGATGGCACATGATAAATTAGACAAAACACCTTTTACCTCAGTTAATACAGACTGA
- a CDS encoding BON domain-containing protein: protein MKKSISSILVAAALTVSSTSVLAENSWKDTANDAWIDGKAETTLLLNGNLDSFDINTDVKNGKVTLTGKVDSEVDKALAEELIANLDGVKSVDNMLTVVNEDREEDSSAMQTLKDTKIETVVKTKLLFESEVRGRTIEVEVKNGAVTLTGNVDSDAAKDLAGAIAKNTNDVKNVVNKLKVSNS from the coding sequence ATGAAAAAATCAATTAGCTCGATTTTAGTCGCTGCGGCCCTAACTGTCTCTTCAACATCTGTATTAGCCGAAAATAGTTGGAAAGATACTGCCAATGATGCGTGGATTGATGGAAAAGCTGAAACCACATTGTTATTAAATGGTAATCTGGACTCATTTGATATCAACACTGACGTCAAAAACGGTAAAGTTACCCTCACAGGTAAAGTCGATAGCGAAGTAGACAAAGCATTAGCCGAAGAACTGATTGCTAATCTTGATGGTGTAAAGAGTGTTGATAACATGCTAACGGTTGTTAACGAAGACAGAGAAGAAGACAGCTCTGCCATGCAAACGTTAAAAGACACCAAAATAGAAACTGTGGTCAAAACCAAGCTTTTATTCGAGTCTGAGGTCCGTGGTCGTACCATAGAAGTTGAAGTGAAAAATGGTGCAGTTACGCTAACAGGTAATGTAGATTCTGACGCTGCCAAAGACCTAGCCGGTGCAATTGCTAAAAATACCAATGACGTTAAAAACGTGGTGAATAAACTTAAAGTGTCAAACAGCTAG
- a CDS encoding diguanylate cyclase codes for MCLLFVSSCPEKTDMVNNLFSQEFKVIGCSSGRSALKAALKDDIDVILIDANVNDMTALEMCKFIQRNPLTQNIPFLVMSHNPTIVEEETALLLGAADYFPSDVTPLILFSRVKTHMDLIHKHRELELISSTDGLTGLANRTQFDTTMRREWHSALRGGYPIAVIMVDIDEFKLYNDTFGHLQGDECLRKVALAVELSKRRDEDLACRFGGEEFILILPFTDIDGARQVASTLLQNVTELYLVQAKKAQHPAVSVSAGIAVHTPSMNDQYEMTPEDLIEKADASLYKAKNNGRNRWC; via the coding sequence ATGTGTCTCTTATTTGTAAGTAGTTGTCCAGAAAAAACCGATATGGTTAACAATCTGTTCAGCCAAGAGTTCAAGGTGATTGGTTGTTCAAGTGGAAGATCCGCTCTCAAAGCTGCTCTCAAGGATGATATTGACGTTATCCTAATTGATGCTAATGTGAATGATATGACTGCTTTGGAGATGTGCAAGTTTATTCAGCGTAATCCCCTGACTCAAAACATCCCCTTTTTAGTGATGTCACACAATCCCACTATAGTAGAAGAAGAAACCGCACTTTTGCTTGGTGCCGCAGACTATTTTCCATCTGATGTGACACCATTGATTTTATTTAGCCGTGTCAAAACTCACATGGATTTGATTCACAAACATCGAGAGTTAGAATTGATTTCTAGCACAGACGGTTTGACTGGCTTGGCCAATCGAACTCAATTTGATACGACAATGCGAAGAGAGTGGCATTCAGCGCTTCGCGGCGGTTATCCTATTGCCGTTATTATGGTAGATATCGACGAATTCAAGCTCTACAATGATACCTTTGGCCATTTACAAGGTGATGAATGTTTAAGAAAAGTAGCCCTAGCAGTGGAGCTATCTAAACGCAGAGATGAAGATCTTGCTTGCCGCTTCGGAGGCGAAGAATTCATTCTTATATTGCCTTTCACTGATATAGATGGTGCCCGCCAAGTTGCTTCTACACTACTACAGAATGTTACAGAGCTATATTTAGTTCAGGCAAAGAAGGCACAACATCCTGCTGTCTCAGTCAGTGCTGGCATTGCAGTGCATACACCTTCTATGAATGATCAATATGAAATGACGCCAGAGGACTTGATTGAAAAAGCCGACGCCAGTTTATATAAGGCTAAAAACAATGGTAGAAATCGTTGGTGTTAA
- a CDS encoding entericidin A/B family lipoprotein, which produces MDIKFKKLKNLFIIAIVTASLGACATIEGVGKDVESAGEAVQDAADGE; this is translated from the coding sequence ATGGACATTAAATTCAAAAAGTTAAAAAATTTATTTATCATTGCAATTGTAACCGCTTCACTAGGTGCCTGTGCCACTATAGAGGGCGTAGGTAAAGATGTTGAAAGTGCAGGAGAAGCTGTACAAGACGCTGCGGATGGTGAGTAG
- a CDS encoding prolyl oligopeptidase family serine peptidase, translating to MRSTLLISSFVLLVLGCAQQNEPASSQLATQVGQASSYPVTRQDGTIDDYFGQKVADPYRWLEDDMSEETAQWVKDQNLATLNYLQQIPSRQILKERLTTLFNYQKVGAPFKEGQYTYFYQNDGLQNQYVLYRQQQEGEAEVFLDPNKFSDDGTTSMSSIEFSEDGTLATYLISEGGSDWRTAVTIDTESKQEVTPRLNNIKFSGIAWKGNQGFFYSSYDKPQGSELSAKTDQHKLYYHQIGTTQSDDKVIFGAIPEQKHRYVGGQVTRDAKYLLIRATNITSGNKLYLMPLNRNESVLVPITTDGKSDTYLLDSVGDELLLVTNLNAPNKRIVKVKASQPSVRNWHDLIAETDDVLAPSTAGGFIYAHYMVDAISLVKQFDMQGNLVRQITLPGVGTASGFDGKREQTEIFFNFQNYKTPYAIYKLDVASGQSILYRKPDINFDSDLYESKQVFYASKDGTQIPMILTYKKGLELNGTNPTILYGYGGFNINITPKFSSSTAAWLEQGGVYAVANLRGGGEYGKKWHNAGIKMQKQNVFDDFIAAAEFLIEQQYTSPDYLAIRGGSNGGLLVGAVMLQRPELFRVALPAVGVLDMLRYHTFTSGAGWAYDYGTSADSPEMFNYLLGYSPLHNVKAGVQYPATLITTGDHDDRVVPAHSFKFAAELQQKYSGGRPMLIRIETNAGHGAGTPTSKTIQQYADIYGFVLHNMGLEAK from the coding sequence ATGAGAAGTACACTTTTAATTAGTAGTTTTGTTTTATTGGTGCTGGGCTGTGCTCAGCAAAATGAGCCCGCATCAAGTCAACTCGCGACCCAAGTTGGTCAAGCGAGTAGTTACCCTGTCACCCGCCAAGATGGCACTATAGATGATTACTTTGGCCAAAAAGTAGCCGACCCTTATCGTTGGTTGGAAGATGACATGAGTGAGGAAACCGCTCAATGGGTAAAGGATCAAAATCTGGCTACACTGAATTACTTGCAACAAATACCGTCGCGTCAAATCTTAAAGGAACGACTCACCACACTGTTCAATTACCAAAAAGTCGGTGCGCCATTCAAAGAAGGCCAATACACTTATTTCTATCAAAATGATGGTTTGCAGAACCAGTACGTTCTATATCGTCAACAGCAAGAGGGTGAAGCTGAGGTATTCCTCGACCCAAATAAGTTCAGTGATGATGGTACGACCTCGATGTCTTCTATAGAATTCAGTGAAGATGGCACTCTCGCGACTTACTTAATTTCTGAAGGTGGAAGTGATTGGCGAACCGCAGTTACTATCGATACTGAAAGCAAGCAGGAAGTTACTCCCCGATTAAACAACATCAAATTCAGTGGCATTGCCTGGAAGGGGAACCAAGGTTTTTTCTATTCTAGTTATGATAAACCCCAAGGTAGTGAATTATCGGCCAAAACTGATCAACATAAATTGTACTACCACCAGATTGGCACCACCCAATCTGACGATAAAGTCATTTTCGGTGCTATCCCAGAACAAAAGCACCGATATGTTGGCGGGCAAGTCACCCGTGACGCTAAATACTTATTGATTAGAGCGACGAATATTACCTCTGGAAACAAGCTGTATCTGATGCCACTCAACCGCAATGAGAGTGTTTTGGTCCCTATTACTACCGATGGGAAATCAGACACTTATTTGCTCGATAGTGTAGGTGATGAATTGTTATTGGTTACCAATCTCAATGCTCCCAACAAGCGTATTGTTAAAGTAAAGGCGAGCCAGCCCTCTGTTAGAAATTGGCACGACCTTATTGCCGAAACAGACGATGTGTTAGCCCCAAGTACAGCGGGTGGATTTATTTATGCTCATTACATGGTGGATGCGATCTCCCTCGTTAAGCAATTTGATATGCAAGGTAACTTAGTTAGACAGATTACTTTGCCAGGCGTTGGCACCGCGAGTGGCTTCGATGGGAAGCGTGAACAAACCGAGATTTTCTTTAATTTCCAAAATTATAAAACACCTTACGCTATCTATAAATTGGATGTTGCTAGCGGCCAGTCAATTTTATACCGCAAGCCAGATATCAATTTCGACAGTGATCTTTATGAGTCTAAACAGGTGTTTTATGCATCGAAAGATGGCACCCAAATTCCGATGATTTTGACCTATAAAAAAGGGCTTGAACTGAACGGTACTAATCCGACTATTTTGTATGGTTATGGTGGATTTAATATTAATATTACGCCTAAATTCAGCTCATCTACTGCGGCTTGGTTAGAACAGGGAGGGGTTTATGCAGTGGCCAATCTGCGTGGTGGTGGCGAGTACGGAAAGAAGTGGCACAACGCCGGCATCAAAATGCAAAAGCAAAATGTGTTTGATGATTTTATCGCTGCTGCTGAATTTTTGATTGAACAGCAATACACATCCCCTGACTATTTGGCGATTAGAGGAGGTTCGAACGGTGGATTGCTGGTGGGCGCCGTAATGTTGCAACGCCCAGAATTGTTTAGGGTTGCCTTGCCTGCTGTAGGTGTACTGGACATGTTGCGTTATCATACCTTTACATCCGGTGCAGGTTGGGCCTATGACTATGGTACTTCAGCTGATAGTCCGGAAATGTTTAATTACTTGCTAGGTTACTCGCCATTGCATAATGTCAAAGCTGGAGTGCAATATCCCGCTACCTTAATAACAACAGGTGATCATGACGATAGGGTAGTGCCGGCACATTCGTTCAAATTTGCTGCTGAATTACAGCAAAAGTACAGTGGAGGGCGTCCTATGCTGATCCGTATTGAGACCAACGCAGGCCATGGTGCGGGAACGCCAACCAGTAAAACTATCCAACAATATGCTGACATATATGGCTTTGTTTTACACAATATGGGTTTAGAAGCGAAATAG
- the rimP gene encoding ribosome maturation factor RimP, with protein MSQLEQKLTEMLNAPVEALGFELLGVEFVRAGKHSTLRVYIDHPDGITVENCADVSLQASAVLDVEDPINTEYNLEVSSPGMDRPLFKENHYLQCVGQVVSVRLRMPMNERRNFKGTLLSVENGEVTVEVDGQQYVLAVANIEKGNLVPTF; from the coding sequence TTGTCACAACTTGAACAAAAACTAACTGAAATGTTAAACGCACCTGTAGAAGCGTTAGGTTTCGAACTGTTGGGTGTTGAATTTGTGCGTGCAGGCAAGCATTCAACCTTGCGTGTGTACATTGACCACCCGGATGGGATCACCGTCGAAAATTGCGCTGATGTGAGTTTGCAAGCAAGCGCGGTACTCGATGTTGAAGATCCAATTAATACAGAGTACAACCTAGAAGTGTCTTCTCCAGGAATGGACAGGCCACTGTTTAAAGAAAACCACTACTTACAGTGCGTAGGGCAGGTGGTATCGGTACGCTTACGCATGCCTATGAATGAACGTCGTAATTTTAAAGGGACTTTGCTCAGTGTAGAAAATGGCGAAGTCACGGTGGAAGTCGATGGTCAGCAATATGTGTTGGCCGTAGCGAACATCGAAAAAGGTAACTTGGTTCCAACATTTTAA
- the nusA gene encoding transcription termination factor NusA, whose translation MNKEILLVAEAVSNEKQVPKEKIFEALEFAIASATKKKNEGEIEVRVNIDRETGNFDTFRRWLVIPDDHEQENPYAEMTLSAAQVDEPDVQLGDWVEDQIDSIAFDRITTQTAKQVIVQKVREAERAQMIAEYEDRVGELVTGTVKKVNRDNIIIDLGNNAEGVIYRDDMLPRETFRPGDRVRGLLYVIRPEARGAQLFISRTHPDMLVELFRIEVPEIAEETLEIKAAARDPGSRAKIAVKTNDKRLDPVGACVGMRGSRVQAVSGELGGERVDIVLWDENPAQFVINAMAPAEVASIVVDEDSGTMDVAVEADNLAQAIGRSGQNVRLASQLTGWTLNVMTVADLNTKHEEENSKVLGVFVSGLDIDEEFASVLVDEGFSTIEEIAYVPVNELLAIEGFDEDMVEELRERARAALTTQALANEESLESAEPKEELLNLEGMERHVAYVLASRGITDLEGLAEQGTDEISDIEELDEEKAGQLIMAARNIVWFSEE comes from the coding sequence ATGAATAAAGAAATTTTGTTAGTGGCTGAAGCCGTATCAAATGAAAAACAAGTTCCTAAAGAAAAAATATTTGAAGCTTTAGAATTTGCAATTGCCAGTGCCACTAAAAAGAAAAATGAAGGTGAAATTGAAGTTCGTGTCAACATTGACAGAGAAACAGGCAATTTTGATACCTTTCGTCGCTGGCTTGTGATCCCCGACGATCACGAGCAAGAGAATCCGTACGCAGAGATGACGTTATCCGCGGCTCAAGTGGATGAGCCTGATGTGCAATTAGGTGACTGGGTTGAAGATCAGATTGATTCAATCGCCTTTGACCGCATAACGACTCAAACCGCTAAGCAAGTAATAGTGCAAAAGGTTCGTGAAGCCGAGCGTGCACAAATGATTGCTGAATATGAAGATCGTGTGGGTGAGTTGGTTACAGGTACGGTTAAGAAAGTAAACCGCGACAACATCATCATTGATTTAGGCAATAATGCAGAAGGTGTAATTTATCGTGATGATATGTTACCTCGTGAAACCTTCCGTCCAGGTGATCGTGTACGTGGATTGCTTTATGTCATTCGTCCAGAAGCACGTGGTGCGCAGTTATTTATTAGCCGTACACATCCTGACATGCTGGTAGAATTGTTCCGCATTGAGGTGCCAGAAATCGCCGAGGAGACCCTTGAAATCAAAGCGGCAGCTCGCGATCCAGGTTCTCGTGCGAAAATTGCAGTTAAAACCAATGATAAACGTTTAGACCCTGTAGGTGCTTGTGTAGGCATGCGCGGTTCACGTGTTCAAGCCGTCTCTGGTGAGCTAGGTGGCGAGCGAGTTGATATTGTATTGTGGGATGAAAATCCTGCTCAATTCGTTATAAATGCAATGGCACCTGCTGAAGTAGCTTCCATAGTTGTGGATGAAGATAGCGGTACAATGGATGTAGCTGTTGAGGCAGACAATCTTGCCCAAGCGATCGGTCGCAGTGGGCAAAACGTACGTTTAGCCAGTCAACTTACAGGTTGGACATTAAACGTAATGACGGTTGCTGACTTGAACACTAAACACGAAGAAGAAAATTCTAAAGTATTGGGTGTTTTTGTAAGTGGCCTAGATATTGATGAAGAATTTGCCAGCGTGTTAGTTGACGAAGGCTTTAGCACAATCGAAGAGATTGCTTACGTGCCGGTCAACGAATTACTGGCAATCGAAGGATTCGATGAAGATATGGTTGAAGAGTTACGTGAACGCGCAAGAGCAGCGTTGACCACTCAAGCATTAGCTAACGAAGAATCGTTAGAATCTGCAGAACCGAAAGAAGAATTACTAAATCTGGAAGGTATGGAACGTCACGTTGCATATGTGCTTGCTAGTCGCGGCATCACAGACCTTGAAGGCCTTGCTGAGCAAGGAACAGATGAAATAAGCGATATTGAAGAACTGGACGAAGAAAAAGCAGGTCAGCTGATAATGGCGGCACGTAACATCGTTTGGTTTAGTGAAGAATAA
- the infB gene encoding translation initiation factor IF-2, whose translation MAEVSIEKLAADIGTQVDRLVQQFADAGLTKKAGDMIAEDEKRKLLDHLSKAHGGAGSEGPKRMTLQRKTTSTLSVGKSKAVKVEVRKKRTYVKRSDVEEARLAEEEAKRHAQEQQNKLEAERQAAEEAKKAAEEKALKAAEAKAKAEADKAARAEQAKKEAAARQKEEQSLSPEEKAAQEAARKESERLRKIQEEESQRKLEEDAKKAAEEAKRLAEENERRWKEEEERRKKEEAKEVHVHSNRYAQEAEDEEDAQVERGSRRRKKSKKNAGADLKHGFNKPAAPVERIVRVGETISVGELANKMAIKATEVIKTMMKMGEMVTINQVLDQDTAVLVIEEMGHKYELVNDNALEDELLAGQATGDKENRAPVVTIMGHVDHGKTSLLDYIRRAKVAAGEAGGITQHIGAYSVETDNGRIAFLDTPGHAAFTAMRARGATATDIVILVVAADDGVMPQTKEAIQHAKAANVPLIVAVNKMDKEGADLDRVKTELSQLEVISEEWGGEHQFVNVSAKTGMGIDALLEAISLQAELLDLQAVPKGPAKGIVIESRLDKGRGPVASVLIQEGELKAGDILLCGIEYGRVRAMRDENGQEVLVAGPSTPVEVLGLSGVPIAGEDALVVQDERKAREVASKRHIKQRDLKLAKQQKAKLENMFANMEAGDVSDLNIVLKADVQGSVEAISESLIKLSTDEVKVNIVGSGVGGITETDASLAVASSAIVVGFNVRADATARRIIEAEEIDLRYYSVIYDLIDEVKQAMSGMLAPEFKQQIIGLAEVRDVFKSPKIGAIAGCMVTEGNIKRSAPIRVLRENVVIYEGELESLRRFKDDVQEVRNGMECGIGVKNYNDVKVGDQIEVFETIEVKREI comes from the coding sequence ATGGCAGAAGTCTCCATAGAAAAACTCGCCGCAGACATCGGTACTCAAGTTGATCGCTTAGTTCAGCAGTTTGCTGACGCGGGTTTAACTAAAAAAGCCGGCGATATGATTGCCGAAGATGAAAAGCGTAAATTGCTTGATCATTTGAGCAAAGCTCATGGTGGTGCAGGATCTGAAGGTCCTAAGCGTATGACCTTGCAGCGCAAAACCACTAGTACATTAAGTGTCGGTAAATCAAAAGCGGTTAAAGTGGAAGTGCGTAAAAAGCGTACTTATGTGAAGCGTTCAGACGTGGAAGAAGCGCGTTTGGCTGAAGAAGAAGCTAAACGTCACGCGCAAGAGCAGCAAAATAAACTTGAAGCTGAGCGTCAGGCTGCAGAAGAAGCGAAAAAAGCGGCAGAAGAAAAAGCCCTTAAAGCTGCAGAAGCGAAAGCAAAAGCTGAAGCTGACAAAGCCGCTCGTGCTGAGCAAGCCAAAAAAGAAGCTGCTGCTCGTCAAAAAGAAGAACAAAGTCTATCACCTGAAGAAAAAGCGGCGCAAGAAGCGGCTCGTAAAGAGTCAGAGCGTTTACGCAAAATTCAGGAAGAAGAGTCACAACGTAAGCTTGAAGAAGATGCTAAAAAGGCTGCTGAAGAAGCAAAACGTCTAGCCGAAGAAAACGAGCGTCGCTGGAAAGAAGAAGAAGAGCGTCGTAAGAAAGAAGAAGCTAAAGAAGTACATGTGCACTCTAATCGCTATGCTCAAGAAGCAGAAGATGAAGAAGATGCGCAAGTTGAACGTGGCTCTCGTCGTCGTAAGAAGTCTAAGAAAAATGCCGGTGCAGATCTTAAACATGGCTTTAATAAACCTGCCGCACCTGTCGAAAGGATTGTTCGTGTTGGTGAAACCATCAGTGTTGGCGAACTTGCTAACAAGATGGCAATAAAAGCCACAGAAGTTATCAAAACCATGATGAAAATGGGTGAAATGGTAACTATTAACCAAGTTCTTGACCAAGATACAGCGGTACTTGTTATCGAAGAAATGGGTCATAAATATGAATTAGTTAATGACAATGCCCTTGAAGATGAATTGTTAGCAGGCCAAGCAACGGGTGATAAAGAGAACCGTGCTCCAGTGGTTACTATCATGGGTCATGTTGACCATGGTAAAACATCGCTATTGGATTACATCCGTCGCGCAAAAGTTGCAGCCGGTGAAGCAGGTGGTATTACCCAGCATATTGGTGCTTACAGCGTAGAAACTGATAACGGCCGTATCGCGTTCTTGGATACTCCTGGACACGCCGCGTTTACCGCTATGCGTGCTCGTGGTGCAACGGCAACTGATATCGTCATCCTTGTTGTGGCAGCAGACGATGGCGTAATGCCACAAACCAAAGAAGCGATACAGCATGCTAAAGCAGCTAACGTTCCTTTGATTGTCGCCGTAAACAAGATGGATAAAGAAGGCGCAGATCTTGACCGAGTTAAAACTGAACTATCTCAACTGGAAGTCATCTCAGAAGAGTGGGGCGGTGAGCATCAATTCGTAAACGTATCAGCTAAAACCGGTATGGGTATCGATGCTCTACTTGAAGCTATTTCTTTACAAGCTGAACTTTTAGATTTGCAAGCTGTACCTAAAGGTCCAGCAAAAGGTATCGTGATTGAATCTCGTCTTGATAAAGGTCGTGGCCCTGTTGCTTCGGTGTTGATTCAAGAAGGTGAACTTAAAGCCGGTGATATTCTACTTTGTGGTATCGAATACGGTCGTGTTAGAGCAATGCGTGACGAAAACGGCCAAGAAGTGCTAGTGGCAGGCCCCTCAACACCAGTTGAAGTACTTGGTTTGTCTGGTGTGCCTATTGCTGGTGAAGATGCCTTAGTTGTACAAGATGAACGTAAAGCCCGTGAAGTGGCTAGCAAACGCCATATCAAACAGCGAGATCTTAAGTTGGCTAAACAACAAAAAGCTAAACTCGAGAACATGTTTGCCAATATGGAAGCTGGCGATGTTAGTGACTTGAACATCGTATTGAAAGCCGATGTACAAGGCTCTGTTGAAGCTATCTCTGAATCCTTGATTAAACTGTCAACTGATGAAGTGAAAGTAAATATCGTGGGTAGTGGTGTTGGTGGAATCACTGAAACTGATGCAAGTTTAGCGGTGGCGTCCAGCGCAATTGTAGTTGGTTTTAACGTCCGTGCTGATGCAACGGCTCGTCGTATCATCGAAGCAGAAGAAATTGACTTACGTTACTACAGTGTTATCTATGATTTGATTGATGAAGTGAAACAAGCGATGAGCGGTATGCTTGCGCCTGAGTTCAAACAACAAATTATCGGTCTTGCTGAAGTTCGTGATGTATTTAAATCACCTAAAATTGGCGCTATCGCCGGTTGTATGGTGACCGAAGGTAACATCAAACGCAGTGCGCCTATCCGCGTATTACGTGAAAACGTGGTAATTTACGAAGGCGAACTAGAATCACTTCGTCGCTTTAAAGACGATGTCCAAGAAGTACGTAATGGTATGGAATGTGGTATCGGCGTGAAGAACTACAACGATGTTAAAGTCGGAGACCAAATTGAGGTCTTTGAGACTATCGAAGTGAAACGCGAAATCTAA
- the rbfA gene encoding 30S ribosome-binding factor RbfA, producing the protein MAREFSRTDRVGQQIHKEVASIFQNEFKNRDPRMGMVTVSGVEVSRDLAHAKVYVTFFETDEEKLKLFKTILEDNKGFIRTLLAKRMRMRAVPALKFHQDTSITEGMRISNLVSQTLNEDKQRATDAGRDLDQEELENQQRNDD; encoded by the coding sequence ATGGCTAGAGAATTTTCCCGCACTGATCGAGTTGGACAACAGATCCACAAAGAAGTGGCCAGTATTTTCCAAAACGAATTTAAAAATCGCGATCCTAGAATGGGAATGGTGACGGTTTCAGGTGTTGAGGTATCTCGGGATTTAGCACATGCCAAAGTGTATGTGACATTTTTCGAAACCGACGAAGAAAAACTGAAATTGTTTAAAACTATACTCGAAGATAATAAAGGTTTTATTCGTACCTTATTGGCTAAACGTATGCGTATGCGTGCAGTTCCAGCGTTGAAGTTCCATCAAGATACCTCTATAACCGAAGGTATGCGTATTTCTAATCTTGTATCCCAGACGTTAAATGAAGATAAGCAGCGAGCAACCGATGCAGGACGTGACTTAGATCAAGAAGAATTAGAAAACCAACAGCGAAATGACGATTAA